ACCGTGGGTGCGCACCACCTTGGCGCCCTCCCCCACGCTCACGTTGGTGAGGGTGGTGTCCGGCCCGACGACGGCGTCGCGCGCCACCGTGGTGGTGCCGTGCAGCTGCGTGCCGGGCAGGATCGTGACGTCCTCGGCGAGGGTAACCGTGGCGTCGATCCAGGTGGTGGCGGGGTCCACGACGGTGACGCCGGCGCGCATCCAGCGGACCAGGTTCCGGCGGTTGTGCTCGGCGTTGAGGGCGGCGAGCTGGACGCGGTCATTGGCGCCTTCAACCTGCCAGAAGTCACCGGTGACGACGGCGGCAACGCGGCCGCCGTTGGCCCGGGCCAGGCCCAGGACATCGGTGAGGTACATCTCGCCCTGCGAGTTGTCGGAGGTGACCTTCGCCAGCGCGCCGCGGAGCACGGCGGCGTCGAAGGCGTAGATGCCGGAGTTGATTTCGGTGACCGCGCGCTGGGCGTCGTCGGCATCCTTGTGCTCAACGATGGCCGTGACGGTGCCGTCTTCCGCGCGCAGGATCCGCCCGTAACCGGTGGGATCGTCCAGGTGCGCGGTGAGGACGGTGACGGCGTTGCCGTCCACCTGGTGGACTGCCACGAGTTCGCGGAGCGTGTCGGCTTCGAGCAGTGGAACGTCGCCGTACGTGACGACGACGGTGCCTTCCAGTGCGGCGAACGCGTCCAGTGCCTCCAGCGCAACCTGGACGGCGCGGCCGGTGCCGGGGATTTCGTCCTGGTCCACGATCAGTGCCCGCGGCGCTGCGGCGGTGACGTGCTCCGCCACCCGGTCCCGTTCGTGCCGGACGACAACAGCCAGGGCCCGGGGATTCAGGGCCTCGGCGGCGGCGAGGGCGTGCCCGATCATGGAGGTGCCGCCAACCGGGTGGAGAATCTTCGGAGTCCGGGACTTCATCCTGGTGCCGGCTCCGGCCGCCAGGACTATGACTGCTGCGGGTCCGCCGCTGAGGGCACTTTCGGTGGATTCATCCTGGGTGGTCACGAAGAAGCGCTCCTGTTGTGAGACGGCTGGCGGTCGGGCGGGCCGGCATAGGGACCGGCGCTGCTGCCGTTCCGCCCATAGGATTCGAACCTATACTCCACGGCTCCAAAGGCCGGGGTGCTGCCATTACACCAGGGCGGAAAATGTGCAGGTCCCCCCGCACACAAGAGTTTAGTTTGCCATGCCGGCGGACACCGGCGCGACTTGAGTGCTTTTCCCTGCCCGGCGGCGGTGGGGCGGAAGGCGTTGCGCGCAGCCAAGCGGCCGCCGAAGGCCCAGGCCTTAGACTGTGGTGGTGGTAAGAATTCCAGCTGGCGGAGCACGCCTGCGCATGACCGGCGTGCAGCGGCGCGCACAGCTGATAAACGTGGCCCGAAGCATGTTTGCCCTGCGGGGCCTGGACGGCGCCACCATTGAAGATATTGCAGCGACTGCCGGTGTTTCCAAGCCCGTTGTGTACGAGCACTTCGGGTCCAAGGAAGCGCTGTACACCGAGGTGGTGGACGGAGAGTTTGACCGGGTTCTCGCTGTCATCACGGAAGCCCTCAGTGCCGACGCCGGCCCCCGGATCCTGATTGAACGGGCCGCTTACGCGCTGTTGGACTACATCGAAAACCACACTGACGGGTTCCGGATCCTGGTGCGAGACGCACCGCCGTCGCAGCCCGAGGGCACGTTCGCCACTCTCCTGTCCCGGATCACCGGCGACGTGGAGCATATCCTCTCCAAGGAGTTCGGCAACCGCGGCCTCAGCGCTGAAGTGGGCGGGATGTACGCCCAAATGCTGGTGGGGATGGTCGCGATGACGGGCCAGTGGTGGCTGGATGCGCGGACCCCGGACAAGGCAACGGTGGCGGCGCATCTGGTCAATCTGTCCTGGAACGGGCTGACCGGGCTGCAGAAAGAGCCCCAGCTCCATATGGATCCCGCCCACCCGGCCGCGCCGCCGGTTGTCCTGACGCTCTCGGCAGTGCTCGTCCGTGACGGGGCCGGCCGCATTCTCCTGGTCCGCAAGCGCGGCACCAGCAAATTCATGCAGCCCGGCGGGAAACTTGAACCCGGCGAATCCTTCAGCGCCGCTGCGGCGCGGGAAATGCACGAAGAGCTCGGCCTGGCTGTTCAGGAATCGGAGCTGGAATCCCTTGGATCCTGGTACGGCCCGGCAGCCAATGAGGAAAACACCTTCATAAACGCCGGCCTGTTTGCCTATACCCTTCCGGACACCGGCGGCGTTCCTGGCAGCGCGGCGGCCGCAGCAGCTGAAATCGAAGAACTGCTGTGGGCGGATCCGGCGCAGGCTATGGCCCGTGACGACATTTCCCCGCTGCTGCGCGACCACATCCTGCCGCCGCTGCTCGCGGGAGCCTGAGTCCAGGTTTCCGCTGCGCTTTTTTCTGTCTTTTCTTGGTGCGCTACGCTGAGATTCGGAAATATGCCCCTTGTTGCACTGCGAATCACGGCCCGCCGCAGGTCATTGCGCGTCCTTGCTGTTTTCGGTCAAGGGCACGCGTGGTAGTTCTACGAATGTCTTGGAGGAACACCCAATTTCCCGAGCCGTTTCCCTAAAGGACGACATGCGCAGTCCAGCCAGCCTCACCCGACGTTCAGTGCTATCGCTGGCGGCCACCACTGGGTTCCTCACAGCAGTGATCCCGCCCGGTGCGGCCTCCGCCACCATGGCGGCCCCGCCGCTGGCGCCGGCGAGCGACATTGAATCGCGGCTGCGGGTCATTGCTCCGGGCGCCGGAATCAAGAAGGTCTACAAGGATGTTTTCCAGTCTTCGTCCTACCTGGACATGCTCCTGGTCACGGATCCCGGTGGAGCCGCCAAACTTGTCACCGCAACCGCCGGAGACAGCAATCAGTTCCAGATTTGCGACGCCGTCACAGGCAAACAGGAATTCGTGGCCACGACGCCCACAGGGGAGAAGATCACCTCGAAGCTCCTCTGGGATTCCGCGGGCGGCATTATCTACGCGGGATCCGGCGGCGAACTCATCGCCTGGTCCTTCGTCGGCCGCAAGTTAACCTCGCTCGGCCCGGTGGCTCCGGTGTCCACCCATGTTGGGGCTCTTGAGATCGACACTGAGGGCAGGATCTGGGGCGGCTCATATCCCGAAGGGATCACCTGGACTTATGATCCGAGTTCCGGGAAGTTCGCTTCGTACTCCGCTTTCGATGACCGGACGGAGTACGTCCGAGCCATCGGAATCTGGAAAGACACAGTATTTGCGGGCACCGGGTCACAGGACCCCCACATAGTGTCATTTCCGCAGGGAAGTCCGGAACGGCGGACTGTCATCCCGCTCCCTGATGCCCCCGGCACGGGCTTTGTGCACAGAATCATCGTGAGAGGCGACAAGCTCTTCATTTTCGCCGAGGATTCCGAAAACATCACCCGCTGCCACGTTTATGACCCGGTCAAGTCCCGCTGGGGAGATGACCTCGAGTCCGCGTCCTACGCGTTCTCCAAGCCCAGCGGCACCGCGGTATGGCGTGTGGCGGATTCCCTTCTGGTGCGCACTGAAACGAAGACGATGACAGACACCGTTCTGCGCCCGACGAATATTGGACTTACCCGTTCCCTCCTGGTGACTGGAGATCGAATTCTGGCCGCCGGTAATCATAAGGGCGAGCCGGTTGTCGCTGAATACTCCGTGCGTGGAAGCTCCGAGATTCGTCGGATCCGCCCGAACATCACCATGGGCTCCTTCGCCGTGCAGTCCCTCATCGGCTCCGACCATGGCCTGCTGTATTTCGGCGGCTATCAGGGAAATGGCCTCGGTTCCCTCGATCCCGCCACCGACGCACGCTGGCGCTCCGCCAGCACCGTGGGCATCTCGCAGATTGAGCACCTGATGCAGTACGACAGGAACCGCCTCTACATTGGCTCGTACGGTTCCGCGAAACTCTACTCATTTGACCGAAACCGCATAGACGAAGGAAACGCGGCATTCGACCTCATCTCCACCCTGCGCAAACCCTATATGCAGTCCCGTCCCTTCGCGTGGGCGGCAGCCGGCGGAAAAGTGCTGGCGGGCACCGTCCCGGAATACGGACTGCGCGGCGGGGCGCTTGCCGTCATTGATCCCGTAAATAATGAGCTTGAGAGAGTCCTGAACAAATTTATCCCCGAGCAGTCGATTGTCGGCCTGGCCGGCTCCGGAGATATTGCCTATGGGACCACGTCTGCCCGTGGAGGGTACGGAGTCGACGACTACACGGGGGACGCCGGCGTTTTTGCCTATGACGCCCGGGCAGACAAGACGCTGTGGGTTTCCTACATACCGGGACATCAGGACATGTACTCCCCCATCCTCCTGGACGACATTCTCTACGTCGCCACGATTAACGGTCTCCTGGCGCTGAACCCTTCCAATGGGGTGCTGCTGGAAACGATCGCGGTGCGGGAACGGGCTGCCCGTCCCGGGTACCAGAGTGCAAGAGCCCTGCGCATCCCCGGCACCGGCAAGATCGTGCACAGCTCCGGTGACATAGCGCTGCTCATCGATGTCAGGGACAGGACCCAATCCGTTCTGGGACGAACGGGGTTCGGCACTCCGCTGGCCGTCATGCCGGACGGTCGGGTCTTCATTTCGTATCAGGACAACCACATTGCGGAAATCCATACGGATCCGAACCCGACCATCCGCTCTTACTCAGACCTCGTCACCATCGATTCAGCCGGCAACTTGATGATCGCACCGTCCGATGGCGGGGGCGGATACGGAGCAGCCGTCCGCCAGGGCAGCGGCTGGCGCCCGGACACCATTCAGAGCTTCCACGTCACCGATTGGAATGGGGATGGTGTCCCTGACATCCTCGTCCAGCGGTCCAACGGCGTCCTGGAACTGTACCGAGGCAAGGTCAACGGCGGATTTGAAGAACCGATCGGTGTTGCTTCTGGCTGGGAATCGAAAACCATGACCGTCGGTCCCTGGACGAAGGGCATCTATCCCTCGGTTGTCAGCGTTAACGGAATGGGAGAGGTTCGGCGCCACCCGATCGATGCCTCCGGCACGGTTGGCGCCGGTTACAGCATCGGCACCGGCTGGAAAGACCGGAACGTCACCATGATCGACATGGGTTCCGGACGCCAAGGTTTGCTCGGCCGGTCCGGCACGAAGCTCTATTTCCAGCCGTCCACCGGTACGGGACCGTTCCAGGGGCCCGCGGCGGTGGTGGCCTCGGCCGGGTGGAGCGACACCACGGCGTTGAGCTCGGTGCAGGGGCACTTCAGGGATAACTTCGGTCTGCTCTCCGTGAAGCGCAGCGGCGAGTTGCAGTACGTCAGTGCCAACAAAACGGGTTTTGCCGGCATCATCAGCTACCCGATGGATCTCCGGGGCTCCCTGCTGGCCGGATCCCAAAGGTTCTAACTGACGGCCCGGGATTTCCTGCCGTTTTGGGAAATTGCTGCCGTTTTGGGAAATCCCTGCCGTGGCGCCACGGCAGGGAAATCCCAAAACGGTCGATTTATCCCAAAGTGGAGGGAAAGCGGAGGGAATTCAGGCCTACTCGAGCTTCTCCGAGGCCTGCAGCCACTGCAGCTCCAGGTC
This genomic interval from Arthrobacter citreus contains the following:
- the glmU gene encoding bifunctional UDP-N-acetylglucosamine diphosphorylase/glucosamine-1-phosphate N-acetyltransferase GlmU translates to MKSRTPKILHPVGGTSMIGHALAAAEALNPRALAVVVRHERDRVAEHVTAAAPRALIVDQDEIPGTGRAVQVALEALDAFAALEGTVVVTYGDVPLLEADTLRELVAVHQVDGNAVTVLTAHLDDPTGYGRILRAEDGTVTAIVEHKDADDAQRAVTEINSGIYAFDAAVLRGALAKVTSDNSQGEMYLTDVLGLARANGGRVAAVVTGDFWQVEGANDRVQLAALNAEHNRRNLVRWMRAGVTVVDPATTWIDATVTLAEDVTILPGTQLHGTTTVARDAVVGPDTTLTNVSVGEGAKVVRTHGSDARLGAGADVGPFAYLRPGTVLGAKGKIGTFVETKNADIGAGSKVPHLSYVGDATIGEQSNIGAASVFVNYDGVNKHHTTIGSHVRMGSDNMYVAPVTVGDGAYSGAGTVVRKDVPAGSLAINVAPQRNLDGWVLTNRPGTAAADAAAAANASTASKTSSSETDTPTRESDH
- a CDS encoding TetR family transcriptional regulator — protein: MVRIPAGGARLRMTGVQRRAQLINVARSMFALRGLDGATIEDIAATAGVSKPVVYEHFGSKEALYTEVVDGEFDRVLAVITEALSADAGPRILIERAAYALLDYIENHTDGFRILVRDAPPSQPEGTFATLLSRITGDVEHILSKEFGNRGLSAEVGGMYAQMLVGMVAMTGQWWLDARTPDKATVAAHLVNLSWNGLTGLQKEPQLHMDPAHPAAPPVVLTLSAVLVRDGAGRILLVRKRGTSKFMQPGGKLEPGESFSAAAAREMHEELGLAVQESELESLGSWYGPAANEENTFINAGLFAYTLPDTGGVPGSAAAAAAEIEELLWADPAQAMARDDISPLLRDHILPPLLAGA
- a CDS encoding VCBS repeat-containing protein; translation: MRSPASLTRRSVLSLAATTGFLTAVIPPGAASATMAAPPLAPASDIESRLRVIAPGAGIKKVYKDVFQSSSYLDMLLVTDPGGAAKLVTATAGDSNQFQICDAVTGKQEFVATTPTGEKITSKLLWDSAGGIIYAGSGGELIAWSFVGRKLTSLGPVAPVSTHVGALEIDTEGRIWGGSYPEGITWTYDPSSGKFASYSAFDDRTEYVRAIGIWKDTVFAGTGSQDPHIVSFPQGSPERRTVIPLPDAPGTGFVHRIIVRGDKLFIFAEDSENITRCHVYDPVKSRWGDDLESASYAFSKPSGTAVWRVADSLLVRTETKTMTDTVLRPTNIGLTRSLLVTGDRILAAGNHKGEPVVAEYSVRGSSEIRRIRPNITMGSFAVQSLIGSDHGLLYFGGYQGNGLGSLDPATDARWRSASTVGISQIEHLMQYDRNRLYIGSYGSAKLYSFDRNRIDEGNAAFDLISTLRKPYMQSRPFAWAAAGGKVLAGTVPEYGLRGGALAVIDPVNNELERVLNKFIPEQSIVGLAGSGDIAYGTTSARGGYGVDDYTGDAGVFAYDARADKTLWVSYIPGHQDMYSPILLDDILYVATINGLLALNPSNGVLLETIAVRERAARPGYQSARALRIPGTGKIVHSSGDIALLIDVRDRTQSVLGRTGFGTPLAVMPDGRVFISYQDNHIAEIHTDPNPTIRSYSDLVTIDSAGNLMIAPSDGGGGYGAAVRQGSGWRPDTIQSFHVTDWNGDGVPDILVQRSNGVLELYRGKVNGGFEEPIGVASGWESKTMTVGPWTKGIYPSVVSVNGMGEVRRHPIDASGTVGAGYSIGTGWKDRNVTMIDMGSGRQGLLGRSGTKLYFQPSTGTGPFQGPAAVVASAGWSDTTALSSVQGHFRDNFGLLSVKRSGELQYVSANKTGFAGIISYPMDLRGSLLAGSQRF